A section of the Gallus gallus isolate bGalGal1 chromosome 4, bGalGal1.mat.broiler.GRCg7b, whole genome shotgun sequence genome encodes:
- the USP38 gene encoding ubiquitin carboxyl-terminal hydrolase 38 isoform X2: protein MITVLIMSLTTDPNVKDASMTQALCRMIDWLSWPLAQHVETWVIALLKGLAAVQKFTILIDVTLMKIELVFNRLWFPLVRPGALAVLSHMLLSFQHSPEAFHLVVPHVVSLVHSFKSDGLPSSTAFLMQLAELIHCMMYHYSGFPELYEPILEVFKDMPKPSEEKMRLILSQSAWTSQSNSLPSCLSRLSGKSETGKTGLINLGNTCYMNSIIQALFMATDFRRHVLSLNLNGCNSLMRKLQHLFAFLAHTQREAYAPRIFLEASRPPWFTPQSQQDCSEYLRFLLNRLHEEERTLKALSSAKAAESRKNEESQAQETVHKAQVFAEALCKGSEERTLIERMFGGKLKTTICCLNCKSTSQKEEAFTDLSLAFCPPTSLESAGVKCLEHSEIKDGSVVQSSISATPAGETPPSSLEINGGCNAITNEGILKDSAEPNSEPKSEFNKDQDSRDVSSALVGKNTPSVTDLLNYFLAPEILSGDNKYYCEKCASLQNAEKTMQIIEEPEYLILTLLRFSYDPKCHIRRKILDSVSLPLLLELPVRRATSPLAVVSGSWSVDVEISDIGENLAKKLKPSGADEVSCPQLVPYVLSSVVVHSGVSSESGHYYSYARNVTGSGSSGQCHQSKAFSLISTQNKLLAEEGPCTVIENELDTEMPKEWFLFNDSRVTFTSFQSVQKITSRFPKDTAYVLIYKKQNSTCGYNTNSANGLWVNGDPPLQKDLMDAITKDNKLYLQEQELSARTQALQAASASCSFRPNGFDDNDPPGSCGPAGGGGGGGFSTVGRLVF, encoded by the exons ATGATTACAGTACTCATCATGAGCCTTACTACAGACCCAAATGTGAAAGATGCGAGTATGACTCAAGCGCTGTGCAG AATGATTGACTGGTTGTCTTGGCCTTTGGCTCAGCATGTGGAAACGTGGGTGATTGCACTGCTGAAAGGACTAGCTGCAGTCCAGAAATTTACTATCCTTATTGATGTCACTCTGATGAAGATTGAACTG gtcttTAATCGACTTTGGTTTCCTTTAGTAAGACCTGGTGCCCTTGCTGTTCTTTCTCATATGTTACTTAGTTTCCAGCATTCTCCAGAAGCTTTTCATTTG GTTGTCCCGCATGTGGTCAGCTTGGTTCACTCCTTCAAAAGTGATGGCTTACCTTCCAGTACAGCGTTTTTGATGCAGTTGGCTGAGTTGATACATTGTATGATGTATCATTATTCAGGTTTTCCAGAGCTCTATGAACCCATTCTGGAAGTTTTTAAG GATATGCCCAAGCCCAGCGAAGAAAAAATGAGGCTGATTCTCAGTCAGAGTGCCTGGACTTCTCAATCCAATTCTTTGCCATCTTGTTTATCTAGACTTTCTGGAAAATCTGAAACTGGGAAGACTGGCTTGATTAACCTAGGAAATACCTGCTACATGAACAGCATTATTCAGGCACTTTTCATGGCTACTGA tttcagaagaCATGTTTTATCTCTGAATCTAAATGGTTGTAATTCATTGATGAGGAAATTACAGcatctttttgcatttttggcCCATACCCAG AGGGAGGCATATGCTCCTAGAATTTTCCTTGAGGCTTCCAGACCACCATGGTTCACCCCTCAATCGCAGCAGGATTGCTCAGAATATCTCCGGTTCCTGCTCAACAG gCTTCACGAAGAAGAGAGAACTTTGAAAGCATTGTCTTCAGCAAAGGCTGCTGAAAGTAGGAAGAATGAAGAGTCCCAGGCACAAGAAACTGTCCATAAAGCACAGGTATTTGCCGAAGCACTTTGTAAGGGGAGTGAAGAAAGAACTCTCATAGAGAGAATGTTTGGAGGAAAACTGAAGACTACTATATGCTGTTTGAACTGCAAAAGCACATCTCAAAAGGAGGAAGCTTTTACAGATCTCTCTTTGGCTTTCTGTCCTCCGACATCCTTGGAAAGCGCTGGTGTGAAATGTCTGGaacattctgaaataaaagatggCTCTGTGGTGCAAAGTAGTATTTCAGCAACTCCTGCTGGAGAAACACCTCCCAGTAGTTTGGAAATAAATGGCGGATGCAACGCAATTACAAATGAAGGAATCCTAAAGGATTCTGCTGAGCCAAACTCTGAGCCAAAATCTGAATTTAACAAGGATCAAGATAGTAGGGATGTTTCTTCTGCGCTAGTGGGGAAAAACACCCCATCAGTAACGGACttattgaattattttctgGCACCTGAGATCCTTAGTGGAGACAATAAGTATTATTGTGAAAAGTGTGCCTCTCTACAAAATGCTGAGAAAACTATGCAAATCATTGAGGAACCTGAATACCTCATTCTCACTCTTCTGAGATTTTCATATGATCCAAAGTGTCATATAAGACGTAAAATCTTGGACAGCGTTTCTCTGCCACTTCTTTTGGAACTGCCAGTCAGAAGAGCAACGTCCCCTCTAGCTGTGGTTTCAGGAAGTTGGTCTGTTGACGTTGAGATTTCTGATATTGGAGAAAATCTTGCTAAAAAGCTGAAGCCCTCAGGTGCTGATGAAGTATCTTGCCCACAGCTGGTGCCCTATGTGCTAAGTTCTGTAGTGGTGCACTCTGGTGTATCCTCTGAAAGTGGACATTACTATTCATATGCTAGAAATGTTACTGGTTCAGGTTCTTCAGGACAGTGTCACCAATctaaagctttttctttaatttctactCAGAATAAGTTGTTAGCAGAGGAGGGTCCTTGTACTGTTATAGAAAATGAGTTGGACACTGAGATGCCAAAAGAATGGTTTTTATTCAATGACAGCAGAGTGACATTTACCTCATTTCAGTCAGTCCAGAAAATTACCAGTAGGTTTCCAAAGGACACTGCTTATGTTCTGAtttacaaaaagcaaaatagtaCCTGTGGCTACAACACAAATTCAGCAAATGGACTCTGGGTGAATGGAGACCCTCCCCTACAAAAAGACCTCATGGATGCAATTACAAAAGATAACAAACTATACTTGCAG gaGCAAGAGCTTAGTGCTCGAACACAAGCACTTCAAGCTGCCTCAGCCTCGTGTTCTTTCCGCCCCAATGGATTTGATGACAATGATCCCCCGGGAAGTTGTGGaccagcaggtggaggaggagggggtggATTCAGTACTGTTGGTAGATTAGTCTTTTGA
- the USP38 gene encoding ubiquitin carboxyl-terminal hydrolase 38 isoform X1: MDKILEGLVSSSHPLPLKRVIVRRVVELAETPLSQAQCRAMFALGTRLVLQGPDAFQRQVGRQVLEAYGRYHRAEFEAFFNRGLVLGLLQRGYGELSCRDPAILDYIQAGLRLIMSCPSVLELFELLQVEALRLVCERPAPPLCARLCQLLGDFPQCLPRGRKLSLAFCQQLVRSIAHFQSQGSREAELRLYVSQVTQVSGLLRSVWKAEPDTLLPSLQELFAVIAAADTPFEPSVALASLVQHIPLQMITVLIMSLTTDPNVKDASMTQALCRMIDWLSWPLAQHVETWVIALLKGLAAVQKFTILIDVTLMKIELVFNRLWFPLVRPGALAVLSHMLLSFQHSPEAFHLVVPHVVSLVHSFKSDGLPSSTAFLMQLAELIHCMMYHYSGFPELYEPILEVFKDMPKPSEEKMRLILSQSAWTSQSNSLPSCLSRLSGKSETGKTGLINLGNTCYMNSIIQALFMATDFRRHVLSLNLNGCNSLMRKLQHLFAFLAHTQREAYAPRIFLEASRPPWFTPQSQQDCSEYLRFLLNRLHEEERTLKALSSAKAAESRKNEESQAQETVHKAQVFAEALCKGSEERTLIERMFGGKLKTTICCLNCKSTSQKEEAFTDLSLAFCPPTSLESAGVKCLEHSEIKDGSVVQSSISATPAGETPPSSLEINGGCNAITNEGILKDSAEPNSEPKSEFNKDQDSRDVSSALVGKNTPSVTDLLNYFLAPEILSGDNKYYCEKCASLQNAEKTMQIIEEPEYLILTLLRFSYDPKCHIRRKILDSVSLPLLLELPVRRATSPLAVVSGSWSVDVEISDIGENLAKKLKPSGADEVSCPQLVPYVLSSVVVHSGVSSESGHYYSYARNVTGSGSSGQCHQSKAFSLISTQNKLLAEEGPCTVIENELDTEMPKEWFLFNDSRVTFTSFQSVQKITSRFPKDTAYVLIYKKQNSTCGYNTNSANGLWVNGDPPLQKDLMDAITKDNKLYLQEQELSARTQALQAASASCSFRPNGFDDNDPPGSCGPAGGGGGGGFSTVGRLVF, translated from the exons ATGGACAAGATCCTGGAGGGGCTGGTGAGCTCGTCCCACCCGCTGCCGCTGAAGCGCGTCATCGTGCGGCGGGTGGTGGAGCTGGCCGAGACGCCGCTGAGCCAGGCGCAGTGCCGCGCCATGTTCGCGCTCGGCACCcggctggtgctgcagggcccCGACGCCTTCCAGCGGCAGGTGGGCCGCCAGGTGCTGGAGGCCTACGGGCGCTACCACCGCGCCGAGTTCGAGGCCTTCTTCAACCGGGGGCTGGTTCTCGGCCTCCTACAGCGCGGCTACGGCGAGCTGAGCTGCCGCGACCCGGCCATCCTCGACTACATCCAGGCGGGGCTGCGCCTCATCATGAGCTGCCCCTCGGTGCTGGAGCTCTTCgagctgctgcaggtggagGCCCTGCGGCTGGTGTGTGAGCGGCCCGCGCCGCCGCTCTGCGCGCgcctctgccagctgctgggcGACTTCCCGCAGTGCCTGCCCCGCGGCAGGAAGCTCTCGCTCGccttctgccagcagctggtGCGCAGCATCGCCCACTTCCAGAGCCAGGGCAGCCGCGAGGCCGAGCTGCGCCTCTACGTCTCGCAGGTGACGCAGGTCAGCGGGCTGCTGCGCAGCGTCTGGAAGGCCGAGCCCGACacgctgctgccctccctgcaggaGCTCTTCGCCGTCATCGCCGCCGCCG ATACTCCATTTGAACCCTCTGTTGCGCTGGCAAGTCTTGTGCAGCATATACCTTTACAGATGATTACAGTACTCATCATGAGCCTTACTACAGACCCAAATGTGAAAGATGCGAGTATGACTCAAGCGCTGTGCAG AATGATTGACTGGTTGTCTTGGCCTTTGGCTCAGCATGTGGAAACGTGGGTGATTGCACTGCTGAAAGGACTAGCTGCAGTCCAGAAATTTACTATCCTTATTGATGTCACTCTGATGAAGATTGAACTG gtcttTAATCGACTTTGGTTTCCTTTAGTAAGACCTGGTGCCCTTGCTGTTCTTTCTCATATGTTACTTAGTTTCCAGCATTCTCCAGAAGCTTTTCATTTG GTTGTCCCGCATGTGGTCAGCTTGGTTCACTCCTTCAAAAGTGATGGCTTACCTTCCAGTACAGCGTTTTTGATGCAGTTGGCTGAGTTGATACATTGTATGATGTATCATTATTCAGGTTTTCCAGAGCTCTATGAACCCATTCTGGAAGTTTTTAAG GATATGCCCAAGCCCAGCGAAGAAAAAATGAGGCTGATTCTCAGTCAGAGTGCCTGGACTTCTCAATCCAATTCTTTGCCATCTTGTTTATCTAGACTTTCTGGAAAATCTGAAACTGGGAAGACTGGCTTGATTAACCTAGGAAATACCTGCTACATGAACAGCATTATTCAGGCACTTTTCATGGCTACTGA tttcagaagaCATGTTTTATCTCTGAATCTAAATGGTTGTAATTCATTGATGAGGAAATTACAGcatctttttgcatttttggcCCATACCCAG AGGGAGGCATATGCTCCTAGAATTTTCCTTGAGGCTTCCAGACCACCATGGTTCACCCCTCAATCGCAGCAGGATTGCTCAGAATATCTCCGGTTCCTGCTCAACAG gCTTCACGAAGAAGAGAGAACTTTGAAAGCATTGTCTTCAGCAAAGGCTGCTGAAAGTAGGAAGAATGAAGAGTCCCAGGCACAAGAAACTGTCCATAAAGCACAGGTATTTGCCGAAGCACTTTGTAAGGGGAGTGAAGAAAGAACTCTCATAGAGAGAATGTTTGGAGGAAAACTGAAGACTACTATATGCTGTTTGAACTGCAAAAGCACATCTCAAAAGGAGGAAGCTTTTACAGATCTCTCTTTGGCTTTCTGTCCTCCGACATCCTTGGAAAGCGCTGGTGTGAAATGTCTGGaacattctgaaataaaagatggCTCTGTGGTGCAAAGTAGTATTTCAGCAACTCCTGCTGGAGAAACACCTCCCAGTAGTTTGGAAATAAATGGCGGATGCAACGCAATTACAAATGAAGGAATCCTAAAGGATTCTGCTGAGCCAAACTCTGAGCCAAAATCTGAATTTAACAAGGATCAAGATAGTAGGGATGTTTCTTCTGCGCTAGTGGGGAAAAACACCCCATCAGTAACGGACttattgaattattttctgGCACCTGAGATCCTTAGTGGAGACAATAAGTATTATTGTGAAAAGTGTGCCTCTCTACAAAATGCTGAGAAAACTATGCAAATCATTGAGGAACCTGAATACCTCATTCTCACTCTTCTGAGATTTTCATATGATCCAAAGTGTCATATAAGACGTAAAATCTTGGACAGCGTTTCTCTGCCACTTCTTTTGGAACTGCCAGTCAGAAGAGCAACGTCCCCTCTAGCTGTGGTTTCAGGAAGTTGGTCTGTTGACGTTGAGATTTCTGATATTGGAGAAAATCTTGCTAAAAAGCTGAAGCCCTCAGGTGCTGATGAAGTATCTTGCCCACAGCTGGTGCCCTATGTGCTAAGTTCTGTAGTGGTGCACTCTGGTGTATCCTCTGAAAGTGGACATTACTATTCATATGCTAGAAATGTTACTGGTTCAGGTTCTTCAGGACAGTGTCACCAATctaaagctttttctttaatttctactCAGAATAAGTTGTTAGCAGAGGAGGGTCCTTGTACTGTTATAGAAAATGAGTTGGACACTGAGATGCCAAAAGAATGGTTTTTATTCAATGACAGCAGAGTGACATTTACCTCATTTCAGTCAGTCCAGAAAATTACCAGTAGGTTTCCAAAGGACACTGCTTATGTTCTGAtttacaaaaagcaaaatagtaCCTGTGGCTACAACACAAATTCAGCAAATGGACTCTGGGTGAATGGAGACCCTCCCCTACAAAAAGACCTCATGGATGCAATTACAAAAGATAACAAACTATACTTGCAG gaGCAAGAGCTTAGTGCTCGAACACAAGCACTTCAAGCTGCCTCAGCCTCGTGTTCTTTCCGCCCCAATGGATTTGATGACAATGATCCCCCGGGAAGTTGTGGaccagcaggtggaggaggagggggtggATTCAGTACTGTTGGTAGATTAGTCTTTTGA